One window of Mesorhizobium loti R88b genomic DNA carries:
- a CDS encoding DUF3303 domain-containing protein, whose amino-acid sequence MQFIVIEDFTGCDRKEIYRRFGERGRLKPDELVVHHSWIAADMSRCFLLVEADDVTLLQRWVIEWADLVEFEIIPVATNKDMVEALAAHL is encoded by the coding sequence ATGCAGTTCATCGTCATTGAGGATTTCACCGGCTGCGATCGCAAGGAGATCTATCGCCGCTTCGGTGAGCGTGGCCGGCTGAAGCCGGACGAGCTTGTCGTGCACCACTCCTGGATCGCGGCGGATATGAGCCGCTGCTTCCTTTTGGTGGAAGCCGATGATGTCACGCTGTTGCAGCGCTGGGTCATCGAATGGGCCGACTTGGTGGAATTCGAGATCATTCCCGTGGCGACGAACAAGGACATGGTCGAGGCATTGGCCGCCCATCTCTAA
- a CDS encoding RimK family protein, with protein sequence MTWVILTGRQSDLDQVATPHKIITNRDYLAHPSLFRGQRPKVINLSNNYAYQSRGYYASLLASSRGHKVIPTVETMIDLSERKLYENALPELELALNKCRKDLGGAFPAKVCIFFGIGPSKVWDRFAKLLFDWFRAPALEVHIKDSAEWASIRKIGFHPLARMTEDEEKSFIQCLETYTNREWRDTKGRTPARYTFATLVDPHEELPPSQISSLRYWAKIAEKMGVEIEPITRKDLAKLANYDALFIRETTSISNHTYRFARRAQQEGMPVIDDPLSMIRCTNKVYLNELMAYNKVPVPPTVMIAGTSDFELAAQTLGFPLVLKIPDSSFSRGVKKCENLEELTRLATEWLEDSDLLIAQKFIPTEYDWRVGVLGGQPLFAVHYLMAKKHWQIVNHKANGKPDQGGIKTFTLKETPPHVVETAVKAARCIGDGLYGVDLKETKDGVFVIEVNDNPNLDHGWEDSGEKDEVWVRLTQWFLERLDRPGR encoded by the coding sequence ATGACCTGGGTCATCCTTACCGGCCGGCAGAGCGATCTCGACCAGGTGGCGACACCGCACAAGATCATCACCAATCGCGACTATCTCGCGCATCCCTCATTGTTTCGCGGCCAGCGGCCGAAGGTCATCAACCTGTCGAACAACTACGCCTATCAGAGCCGTGGCTACTATGCCTCGCTGCTGGCGAGTTCGCGCGGCCACAAGGTCATCCCGACCGTCGAGACGATGATCGACCTGTCGGAACGCAAACTCTACGAGAACGCGTTGCCGGAACTGGAGCTGGCGCTGAACAAATGCCGCAAGGATCTCGGCGGCGCCTTTCCGGCCAAGGTCTGCATCTTCTTTGGCATCGGTCCGTCCAAGGTGTGGGACCGCTTCGCCAAGCTGTTGTTCGACTGGTTCCGGGCGCCTGCGCTCGAAGTCCATATCAAGGACAGCGCCGAGTGGGCCTCGATCCGCAAGATCGGCTTCCATCCGCTGGCGCGGATGACCGAGGATGAGGAAAAGAGCTTCATCCAGTGCCTGGAGACCTACACCAACCGCGAGTGGCGCGACACCAAGGGCCGCACGCCGGCGCGCTACACCTTCGCCACGCTGGTCGATCCGCATGAGGAATTGCCGCCGTCGCAAATCTCGTCGCTGCGTTACTGGGCCAAGATCGCCGAAAAGATGGGCGTCGAAATCGAACCCATCACCAGGAAGGATCTGGCCAAGCTCGCGAACTACGATGCGCTGTTCATCCGCGAGACGACTTCGATCTCCAACCATACCTATCGGTTCGCCCGCCGCGCCCAGCAGGAAGGCATGCCTGTCATCGACGATCCGCTGTCGATGATCCGTTGCACCAACAAGGTCTATCTCAACGAGTTGATGGCCTACAACAAGGTGCCGGTGCCACCGACGGTGATGATCGCCGGCACCTCCGACTTCGAATTGGCTGCACAGACACTGGGCTTTCCGCTGGTGCTGAAGATCCCGGATTCGTCCTTCTCGCGCGGCGTCAAGAAATGCGAGAATCTGGAGGAACTCACACGGCTTGCGACGGAATGGCTGGAGGATTCCGACCTCCTGATCGCCCAGAAGTTCATCCCCACCGAATATGACTGGCGCGTCGGCGTGCTCGGTGGCCAGCCTCTGTTTGCCGTGCACTATCTGATGGCCAAGAAGCACTGGCAGATCGTCAACCACAAGGCCAATGGCAAGCCCGACCAGGGCGGCATCAAGACCTTCACGCTGAAGGAAACGCCGCCCCATGTCGTCGAAACGGCGGTCAAGGCGGCGCGCTGCATCGGCGACGGCCTCTACGGCGTCGACCTCAAGGAGACCAAGGACGGCGTCTTCGTCATCGAGGTCAACGACAACCCCAATCTCGACCATGGCTGGGAGGATTCCGGCGAGAAGGACGAGGTCTGGGTTCGGCTGACACAATGGTTCCTCGAACGGCTCGACCGGCCGGGACGTTGA
- a CDS encoding peptidase C39 family protein: MPAEIRTARASDVDDLAAIEKAVFSSDRISRRSFRLFIERETAETLVAEVDGRVAGYAIVLFRKGSGVARLYSIATGPFFGGLGVGRMLLASAEEAAFEHDRMMLRLEVREDNSRAIRIYEQAGYRKIGREPGYYEDGATALRYEKTLRGDVPIATRVPFYQQTCEFTCGPCCLMMAMANFDRGFVPDPVMEIRLWREATTVFMMSGPGGCEPFGLAVSGHESGLAAEIFVSFYGALFLQSVRSEDKRRVMELAQVDFRRRAELYGIPVNYRPFTIDDIRTAIAGGKLVLVLISGFLMFGKKVPHWVLAIGDDGDHILIHDPWVEDERQETILDAANIPVPYGIFMNMAQFGRDGLRAAITLGKRDTQ; the protein is encoded by the coding sequence ATGCCTGCCGAGATCCGCACGGCCCGCGCGTCTGACGTCGATGATCTCGCCGCCATCGAGAAAGCCGTTTTCTCGAGCGACCGCATTTCCCGTCGCTCCTTTCGTCTGTTCATCGAACGCGAGACCGCTGAGACGCTGGTCGCCGAAGTCGATGGCCGCGTCGCCGGCTACGCGATCGTGCTGTTTCGTAAGGGCAGTGGGGTGGCGCGGCTTTACTCCATAGCCACGGGTCCGTTCTTCGGCGGGCTGGGTGTCGGCCGCATGCTGCTTGCGTCGGCGGAAGAGGCGGCCTTCGAACACGACCGCATGATGCTGCGTCTCGAAGTGCGTGAGGATAACAGCCGAGCCATCCGCATCTACGAGCAGGCCGGCTACCGCAAGATCGGCCGTGAGCCGGGCTATTACGAGGACGGCGCAACGGCGCTTCGTTATGAGAAAACCCTGCGCGGCGACGTTCCGATCGCCACCCGGGTGCCGTTCTATCAGCAGACCTGCGAGTTCACTTGCGGCCCGTGCTGCCTGATGATGGCCATGGCCAATTTCGACCGCGGCTTCGTGCCCGACCCGGTGATGGAAATCCGCCTCTGGCGCGAAGCGACGACCGTCTTCATGATGTCGGGACCGGGTGGCTGTGAGCCATTTGGCCTCGCCGTCTCGGGGCATGAGAGCGGGCTCGCGGCGGAGATCTTCGTTTCCTTCTATGGCGCGCTGTTCCTGCAGTCGGTGCGCAGCGAGGACAAGCGCCGGGTGATGGAGCTGGCCCAGGTCGACTTTCGCCGCCGTGCGGAACTTTACGGCATCCCGGTGAATTACCGCCCGTTCACCATCGATGATATCAGAACCGCGATCGCTGGCGGAAAACTGGTGCTGGTGCTGATCAGCGGCTTCCTGATGTTTGGCAAGAAGGTGCCGCACTGGGTGCTGGCCATTGGCGATGATGGCGACCATATTCTGATCCACGATCCCTGGGTCGAGGACGAAAGGCAGGAAACCATCCTTGATGCCGCCAACATTCCCGTGCCCTACGGCATCTTCATGAACATGGCGCAGTTCGGCCGCGACGGACTGCGCGCCGCCATCACTCTGGGGAAGCGCGACACACAATGA
- a CDS encoding anti-sigma factor family protein, translated as MIRRDFSERDIHMALDGELPADERASYDAWLEANPEMKARSARFTADREALRAAFAGVLDEAVPVRLRQVVLGEAPVKAAVPRSRWWLAAAAAVLLATGGFGGYFAGIDGVGQENPAEDQLAEQAIAAHVIYAAEKRHAVEVPASDKDHLQTWLSNRVGLKLVAPDLTANGFQLVGGRLLPAGESKAAMLLYEDDKGERISLFVTAESTQNAKGTYASAQDGPQAVYWLDKGYGCAVVGSLPREQLAVVAKSAYGQLMAGLAS; from the coding sequence ATGATCCGCCGCGATTTTTCCGAACGTGACATCCACATGGCGCTCGACGGCGAGCTGCCGGCCGATGAGCGTGCCTCTTATGATGCCTGGCTCGAAGCCAATCCCGAGATGAAGGCCAGAAGCGCCCGCTTCACTGCCGACCGGGAGGCGTTGCGCGCAGCCTTTGCCGGTGTGCTGGACGAGGCTGTACCAGTACGCTTGCGCCAGGTGGTGCTCGGCGAAGCACCGGTCAAGGCAGCAGTGCCGCGTTCGCGCTGGTGGCTTGCCGCTGCCGCTGCCGTGCTTTTGGCCACCGGCGGATTTGGCGGCTACTTTGCCGGCATTGACGGCGTCGGCCAGGAGAACCCGGCGGAGGATCAGCTCGCCGAACAGGCGATCGCCGCCCATGTCATCTACGCCGCCGAGAAGCGGCATGCGGTGGAAGTGCCGGCCAGCGACAAGGATCATCTGCAGACCTGGCTGTCCAATCGGGTCGGCTTGAAGCTGGTGGCGCCGGACTTGACCGCGAACGGTTTTCAGCTGGTCGGTGGCCGGCTGCTGCCAGCCGGCGAAAGCAAGGCCGCGATGCTGCTCTACGAGGACGACAAGGGCGAGCGCATATCCCTTTTCGTCACCGCGGAATCGACGCAGAACGCCAAGGGCACCTATGCCTCGGCGCAGGACGGCCCGCAGGCCGTCTACTGGCTGGACAAGGGCTATGGCTGCGCCGTCGTCGGCTCGCTGCCGCGCGAGCAGTTGGCGGTCGTGGCCAAGAGCGCTTACGGCCAGCTTATGGCAGGCCTTGCAAGCTGA